The DNA segment CTGCTGAGTCCCCCAGCGTCGTTGAACATTCTCAGCTCCTCCAACCCCTGCCTTGTCCACCATGACCACACCTACTCCCTCCCACGGGAAACTGTCTCTATGGATCTAGGTGAGTCTGAAATAAGTTTGCGGGGAGGACAGGGTTCATGGGCCTGGCTATTCATACTTTCCCTTTTGCAGAGAGTGAGAGCTGTAGAAAAGAGGGGACCCAGATGACTCCACAGCATATGGAGGAGCTGGCAGAGCAGGTACTTGACTTGATTTTCAGGAGATTACTCTCACATTCCCCAGGTGGGGGCAGGATTCCCCATTCCTCTCTGACATCCCCATGCAACTGCCGTCCACTTTCTTGTTACCCTAGGAGATTGCTAGGCTAGTACTGACAGATGAGGAGAAGAGTCTATTGGAGAAGGAGGGGCTTATTCTGCCTGAGACACTTCCTCTCACTAAGGTAAGACTCTCATTGGTTGAACAAAGGCTGAAAAGGGATTAAAAGTCCCAAGTAGGCAAATTCTGTTAACTTTATatcaataactttaaaaaaggatTGAGGTGAGAAACTTAGTAGATTTATTGCTAataggaagttgaggcaggtACACAATATGCCAGATGCAAGGGCAGATCCTCGTTTTTGTTGGGCTTATACAAATTTTGGtgttctgttaaaaaaataactcaaaattatCAGTGCAACATTAGTATTGGGCCTTGGAAAGGACTGTGTAAGTGAAGGGCCTTGACACTTCGTTGGCTTCATAGTAATCCACCTCTTGCTGAATGGtagaactgtttagagagttcaACAGGGTTGGACTAAGCAGTACATGAATAAATGTAAAATCCTTAGTTTTCAGTTTTAAGCAATGAGTGGCAACTTCACAAGCAGAGTACTGGGGTACTATGATGAAATCAGTGCTCATTAATAGAAAGGttacaggaatatatatatattttttgacaaggtcttgctctgttgcccaggctggagtgcactgatgtgatcatggctcactgcagccttgactttctgggcttaggtgattctcccacctcagcctcccgagtagctgagactacaggtgcacactaccctgcccggcaattttttttttggtatttttagtagaaatggggttttgccttgttgccaggctggtctcgaactcctgggctcaagtgatctacccaccttggcctcccaaagtgaagaattttaatttcttcaaagtACAAGATGAGTCAGCAGTGTGATGTGGCTACTAAGAAAGTTCATGGGATTTGGAAACTGTAGCAATAGAGTTATTGTCTCTACAAGTCACTCTCTTGCTTTCCTTGATACTGGCTAGAGCACATCTTTGACAGATACTAAGAGGATGCAGTCTATCCTGAGAAGATGAgttaaaaattttgtctttttttttttctttaagctctgAGGAAATGTTAAGTGCCTTAAAATAGCTAAACAGGGTTTATTCTATTTGGCCCCAGAGATACTAGGTAAGTCCAACGGATAGAAATTATAAGGAGGCAGCTGTTGGTTCAGGATAAGGaagtttttatttgcttgtttgaagacaggttcttgctttattgcccaggttggagaatagtggcgagatcatggctcactacagcttcaacctctcaggctcaagtgatcctccttcctcagtctcctgagtagcagggaccacaggcatgtgccaccacacccggctaattttttatttttagtagagacaaggtctcactatgttgctcaggctggtctcaaactcctgggctcaaccggTCCTCCTGTCTTAgctccccaaagtgttgggattacaggcatgagccacgtcgCCTGAATACTGCCcgaccagttttttttttaatagtttaaaatgGTCTGGCTTGTTAGGGTTAACACCTGGTCCGTGGAGGCATTCAGAAAGAATCTGAATGCCTGTTGGTCAGGGAAGCTGTAGAAGGGATTTCTGTATTGGAAAGAGATTGATCTCAGTTGCGTTTCAACTCCTTTTTCTAGAGTTCCTCTAATGATATCCCTTTCCCTGTTTCCTTTCAGACAGAGGAACAAATTCTGAAACGTGTGCGGAGGAAGATTCGAAATAAAAGATCTGCTCAAGAGAGCCGCAGGAAAAAGAAGGTGTATGTTGGGGGTTTAGAGAGCAGGTATGAAAGGGAGAGGGACTCTGTTGTAAGTATTAGGTTTTTGAAGGGAGGATACAGGCCATATCCCCGTATCTTTGTTATTTCCCCCAGGGTCTTGAAATACACAGCCCAGAATATGGAGCTTCAGAACAAAGTACAGCTTCTGGAGGAACAGAATTTGTAAGTATCCCTCCAAACCATTCCCTTCCTATGCCCCTCATTTAATGCTTTCTCACTCTTTCCCCTGCCCTACACTTGATTTCTAACTGGGCAGCTGCCTTCACTAGGTCTCTGATTCCAAGAAGCTCCCAGTAGTGAGGAATACATTTACAAGTAACTAAGAATAAGTTAAgtaccaagaaaaagaaagggggtAAGAAAGACGTCATGGGCTTTCATAGTAGTTAGGATTCTGGGGTTGGGTTGGGAaagcattctaggcagagagaaAGCATCCTAGGCAAGAGGACTAGTCCAGCATAGTCATCTTGGGCTGGAACTCTTAACACACATGAGCTGGGACAGAAGGTAGAGAACATAGAAAATGCCTGGTGAGGATTATGTGCATAGCTGATCAGACAGTGGGGAACGACTGATGATATTCGCAAAGGAGGTTAAGTCCTggcagagtttttttgttttgttttgtttttgctttttgttgttgttgttgttttaatgagGAACTTCAGGCATTTTGTCCAGAGAGGAAGAAGTCGTTtgcaaaaatagaatgaaaagtaAGAGAGAGGATCCAGTGCAGAGATGGAGGAGGTGGCCTGAACAGGAGTTTCACTGTGTCTCAGGATGCTAGGCCAGGGGATGCTCACTATTGGCCCCTCTCTTCCTCTAGGTCCCTTCTAGATCAACTGAGGAAACTCCAGGCCATGGTGATTGAGATATCAAACaaaaccagcagcagcagcacctgcaTCTTGGTGAGGATGGTGATGAGGGGAGAAATCCTTTTCTCAGTTGGTGGGGACAGGGCAATCCAGAGCCCTTCTTCATCTCCTTTTTCCTGTGCTCTAGGTCCTACTAGtctccttctgcctcctccttGTACCTGCTATGTACTCCTCTGACACAAGGGGGAGCCTGCCAGCTGAGCATGGAGGTAAGAGGCTTAAGGATAGCTCTCAGACAGGGCAAGGGGAGAGGTCTGGGTTGGCCTCTGAAGATTCTTTGTCTCCTCAGTGTTGTCCCGCCAGCTTCGTGCCCTCCCCAGTGAGGACCCTTACcagctggagctgcctgccctgcagTCAGAAGTGCCGAAAGACAGCACACACCAGTGGTTGGACGGCTCAGACTGTGTACTCCAGGCCCCTGGCAACACTTCCTGCCTGCTGCATTacatgcctcaggctcccagtGCAGAGCCTCCCCTGGAGTGGCCATTCCCTGACCTCTTCTCAGAGCCTCTCTGCCGAGGTCCCATCCTCCCCCTGCAGGCAAATCTCACAAGGAAGGGAGGATGGCTTCCTACTGGTAGCCCCTCTGTCATTTTGCAGGACAGATACTCAGGCTAGATATGAGGATATGTGGGGGGTCTCAGCAGGAGCCTGGGGGGCTCCCCATCTGTGTCCAAATAAAAAGCGGTGGGCAAGGGCTGGCCGCAGCTCCTGTGCCCTGTCAGGACGACTGAGGGCTCAAACACACCACACTTAATGGCTTTCTGGGTCTTTTATTTGTACCCATGTGTCTGTCACACCATGAATGTACCTGGGGAAATCAACTGACCTCCCTGAACATTTCACGCAGTCAGGGAACAGgtgagg comes from the Homo sapiens chromosome 9, GRCh38.p14 Primary Assembly genome and includes:
- the CREB3 gene encoding cyclic AMP-responsive element-binding protein 3; the encoded protein is MELELDAGDQDLLAFLLEESGDLGTAPDEAVRAPLDWALPLSEVPSDWEVDDLLCSLLSPPASLNILSSSNPCLVHHDHTYSLPRETVSMDLESESCRKEGTQMTPQHMEELAEQEIARLVLTDEEKSLLEKEGLILPETLPLTKTEEQILKRVRRKIRNKRSAQESRRKKKVYVGGLESRVLKYTAQNMELQNKVQLLEEQNLSLLDQLRKLQAMVIEISNKTSSSSTCILVLLVSFCLLLVPAMYSSDTRGSLPAEHGVLSRQLRALPSEDPYQLELPALQSEVPKDSTHQWLDGSDCVLQAPGNTSCLLHYMPQAPSAEPPLEWPFPDLFSEPLCRGPILPLQANLTRKGGWLPTGSPSVILQDRYSG